A genomic window from Aricia agestis chromosome 8, ilAriAges1.1, whole genome shotgun sequence includes:
- the LOC121729743 gene encoding replication factor C subunit 1, which produces MDIRNYFTSKKEKKVKDEDSDVIPESPQVTVKEKKKLSRKRRQISDDSDEESKQKNKNSKSSAKNKSPPTSTLKEVKACDIFSTSIKRTEPIVKKAKKKTEIGLHSDDEFEQSLLEIDEVEEIEKCKLSNNLNKETDHKSSEKSPSKAKKTNHDYSKHIPDKKVNGEKQTKTHPEKKVNGDKEIKPEISDKIDEHIEEIDKKGKKRKAEEDDGNDHENSISIKVETKKDFREFLENDDSLVVYDEDDKNHESEPKRKKPKVNKSLNESVLSDEEKHERKRYSAALYQKYLNRTGPKNLGAKEIPKGAPNCLKDYVFLLTGVLDSFERDDVVAAISEYGGVVKNGISKKITHVIAGEDAGPAKVAKAQDLGIKILNEDEFLQLIADSTKSKSKSDKKDEKGKNESKSDKNKTLKDKKEDTNHRHESRSSEKDKKSKDKKEDRKRESKSHEKIKKHADDKLENGINSDIKINNCIPDSDALKTIKEERKSVSPQNETKEIKVSGDQKIKQERIVKGDINEKLSVTPSLMWVDKYKPQTVKQIIGQHGDASNVKKLSNWLTKWYTNREAKLPKPSPWAKNDDGGYYKAALLSGPPGVGKTTTVSLVCKELGFDTVEFNASDTRSKTLIREQIGQLLTTTSLSGYAKGATGKGAVSKKHVLVMDEVDGMAGNEDRGGLQELISLIKSSSVPIVCMCNDRNSEKMRTLVNYCYDLRFSRPRADQIKAAMMSICFKEGVKVPADVMTSIIAAAGQDVRQVLHLLSMWAADAQGTHSSKPTKDVKMGPWEAIRKVFSAEEHKTMSLNDKSDLFFTDYSIMPLFVQENYLSAAPDCRKNEVLDRISRAADSISLGDIVDARIRSGQAWSLLPVQAMYSSVIPGHHCSGRMCGQIQFPGWLGRNSRANKLKRLAQEIHAHTRLSTTGSKSSIYLDYSTHLRDAVVNPLIKDRNDGIDQALNVLESYRLVREDLDSLTELSLWPGQRNPMLLIDSKVKAAMTRTYNKRAAPLPYLPQAIKKGRTQESQESQDGTEDYEEEEDDNDDMDPEKDVLIKKKKKETEKPAKAKASTSKKKK; this is translated from the exons ATG GATATAAGAAATTACTTTACAtctaaaaaagaaaagaaagttAAAGATGAAGATAGTGATGTTATTCCAGAGTCACCTCAAGTAACAGTCAAAGAAaag aaaaaactaTCACGGAAAAGGAGACAAATCTCAGATGATTCAGATGAAGAATCcaaacagaaaaataaaaattcaaagtcAAGCGCTAAAAACAAATCCCCACCTACATCTACGCTTAAAGAAGTAAAAGCCTGTGATATTTTTTCTACATCAATTAAAAGAACAGAGCCAATAGTTAAGAAGGCTAAGAAAAAAACTGAAATTGGTCTCCACTCTGATGATGAATTTGAACAGAGTCTGTTAGAAATAGATGAAGTTGAAGAGattgaaaaatgtaaattatccaataatttaaataaagaaacagACCATAAATCTTCAGAGAAAAGTCCAAGCAAAGCAAAGAAAACAAATCATGATTACAGTAAACATATACCAGATAAGAAAGTTAATGGTGAGAAGCAAACAAAAACACATCCAGAGAAGAAAGTAAATGGTGATAAAGAAATTAAGCCAGAAATCTCAGATAAGATAGATGAACATATAGAAGAAATAGACAAGAAAGGAAAGAAAAGAAAGGCAGAAGAAGATGATGGCAATGATCATGAAAACAGTATATCAATAAAAGTTGaaacaaaaaaagattttagAGAATTTCTTGAAAATGATGATTCATTAGTTGTGTATGATGAAGATGATAAAAATCATGAAAGTGAACCAAAACGAAAGAAACCAAAAGTTAATAAAAGTCTTAATGAATCTG tgTTGTCAGATGAAGAGAAACATGAAAGAAAAAGATATTCTGCGGCGTTATatcaaaagtatttaaatagaaCAGGTCCCAAAAACTTAGGAGCTAAAGAAATTCCTAAA ggtGCACCAAACTGCCTGAAAGATTATGTGTTTCTTCTCACCGGTGTGCTAGACTCATTTGAAAGAGATGATGTAGTTGCAGCCATCTCTGAGTATGGAGGTGTAGTCAAAAATGGTATCAGTAAAAAG ATAACACATGTCATAGCTGGTGAAGACGCTGGTCCAGCTAAAGTCGCTAAAGCGCAGGACTTAGGAATCAAAATACTCAATGAAGATGAATTCTTACAACTGATTGCGGATTCAACAAAATCAAAAAGCAAATCTGATAAAAAAGACGAGAAAGGAAAAAATGAATCAAAAtcagataaaaataaaactcttAAGGATAAGAAAGAGGATACAAATCATAGACACGAATCGAGGTCATCTGAAAAGGATAAAAAATCTAAAGATAAAAAGGAAGATAGAAAGAGGGAATCAAAATCACAtgagaaaattaaaaagcatGCAGATGATAAATTAGAGAATGGTATAAATAGTGacatcaaaattaataattgtatacCTGATTCTGATgcattaaaaacaattaaagaAGAAAGAAAGTCTGTGTCACCTCAAAACGAAACCAAAGAAATCAAAGTTAGTGGCGATCAGAAAATTAAACAAGAAAGAATCGTTAAAG GTGATATCAATGAGAAACTCAGTGTGACTCCGTCTCTGATGTGGGTAGACAAATACAAACCGCAGACTGTGAAGCAGATTATTGGACAACATGGAGATGCTAGTAATGTGAAAAA GCTCAGTAACTGGTTGACGAAGTGGTACACAAACAGAGAGGCTAAACTCCCTAAGCCCAGTCCCTGGGCGAAGAACGACGATGGAGGTTATTATAAGGCGGCTCTGCTATCTGGGCCACCCGGTGTGG GTAAAACCACAACGGTGTCGCTAGTGTGCAAAGAGCTGGGTTTTGACACGGTTGAGTTCAATGCTTCCGACACAAGAAGCAAGACGTTGATAAGGGAACAAATTGGGCAGCTGCTTACTACCACGTCCCTGTCTGGGTATGCTAAAG GTGCAACTGGCAAAGGAGCTGTGTCAAAAAAGCATGTGCTAGTGATGGACGAAGTTGACGGTATGGCGGGCAATGAGGATAGAG GTGGTCTCCAAGAGCTGATATCTCTAATCAAGAGTTCCTCAGTACCGATTGTCTGCATGTGTAACGACAGGAACAGCGAGAAGATGAGGACGCTGGTCAACTACTGCTACGACCTGAGGTTTAGCAGACCGAGGGCTGATCAGATAAAG GCGGCGATGATGTCCATCTGCTTCAAAGAGGGTGTGAAGGTGCCGGCTGACGTGATGACCTCGATCATAGCGGCTGCAGGCCAGGACGTGCGGCAGGTGCTACATCTACTGAGCATGTGGGCGGCCGACGCGCAGGGTACACACTCGAGTAAACCCACTAAGGATGTTAAGATG GGTCCATGGGAGGCGATACGCAAAGTTTTCTCCGCTGAGGAACACAAGACGATGAGTCTCAACGACAAGAGTGACCTGTTCTTCACGGACTACAGCATCATGCCGCTATTCGTGCAGGAGAACTACCTCAGTGCGGCGCCGGACTGTCGCAA GAACGAAGTGCTGGACCGCATCAGTAGAGCGGCGGACAGCATCAGCCTGGGAGACATCGTCGACGCCAGGATACGCAGCGGCCAGGCGTGGAGCCTTCTTCCCGTTCAG gCCATGTACTCGTCCGTGATCCCGGGCCATCACTGCAGCGGGCGCATGTGCGGCCAGATACAGTTCCCGGGCTGGCTGGGGCGCAACTCTCGTGCTAACAAGCTGAAACGCCTCGCTCAGGAGATACACGCGCACACTAGGCTCAG tacAACGGGCTCCAAATCTTCAATATACCTGGACTATTCGACGCATCTTCGCGATGCAGTGGTCAACCCCCTGATAAAAGACCGGAATGACGGGATTGACCAGGCTCTGAATGTGCTGGAGTCGTACCGACTTGTTCGAGAGGATTTGGATTCGCTCACCGAGCTCTCACTTTGGCCTGGACAACGGAATCCGATGCTACTCATAGATTCTaag GTTAAGGCAGCGATGACTCGAACATATAATAAAAGAGCAGCTCCACTTCCATACCTGCCACAGGCTATCAAAAAGGGCCGGACCCAAGAATCCCAAGAGTCCCAAGATGGGACAGAAGATTATgaggaggaagaggatgataatGATGACATGGATCCAGAAAAAGATGTTCTTATTAAG aaAAAGAAGAAGGAAACAGAAAAGCCAGCCAAGGCTAAAGCTTCGACATCAAAAAAGAAGAAATAA
- the LOC121729748 gene encoding uncharacterized protein LOC121729748 — MIFFLVFLIFIQDSVCSGAGSSIFFKRSSRRNCWTNFDIAGLRARQLFEELIPPVLPPDKMNDRYIQDLLGYFKGALQTAAKNHDTSIGLSPAELLADTIGSHLRSDMLPSARLAYYAGNISYRKARDLHDFYNNIKIMLNTQGLGWKLPARLKKWGNLTMEKIRIGLGKNPNPCALLIFKRDTSSCIYLPTPKLDDSDKPSAIALPLKTEGLVSLESPKSENVLLNYYTTASGCILRNSSTKCRQSDFVGFNSDLWRWMKRDVAPHLTDEKLYAAFGGVLRVAAAVQSYGRGLSRRNIISYRDESKWRPWKTVPDDSVDDTTLYLCMIIVLSVSTIICLLQVIYSNILNENGICRYKHPQRNMDVEYAKADSSIPVMLPRHRDPVTPRNESGNTTRTRKVYDLHENREEDMAIEESSEDSESSTESEIIKELENKSAQPKNAHSLSPPRIETSMSEVRIQKKRPITSRKSYSTNSFIADSAQTFIGGKSSCTESESSLSEESFSTSSKISKRSRNKRDLAWARRIVSKQNILRTSDSKSFTPS, encoded by the coding sequence ATGATATTTTTCTTAGTGTTTCTAATTTTTATACAAGATTCTGTTTGTTCTGGTGCTGgcagttcaatattttttaaacgttcCTCTCGAAGAAAttgctggaccaattttgatataGCTGGTTTGCGAGCTAGACAATTATTTGAAGAACTTATACCACCCGTACTTCCACCGGATAAAATGAATGATAGATACATACAAGATTTGCTGGGATATTTTAAGGGTGCCCTCCAAACTGCAGCAAAAAACCATGATACGAGTATCGGTTTGTCACCAGCAGAACTGCTAGCTGACACCATAGGTTCCCATTTGAGAAGTGATATGCTTCCTTCTGCTAGGCTTGCGTATTACGCTGGCAACATCTCATACAGAAAAGCGAGAGATTTGCACGATTTTTataacaacataaaaataatgttaaacaCACAAGGCCTGGGTTGGAAGCTACCAGCTCGCTTAAAGAAGTGGGGAAACTTGACAATGGAAAAAATAAGGATAGGGCTCGGGAAAAACCCGAATCCTTGCGCTCTTTTAATATTCAAACGAGATACTAGTTCTTGCATTTACTTACCTACCCCGAAACTGGACGACAGCGACAAACCATCCGCAATAGCGTTGCCATTGAAAACCGAAGGATTGGTAAGCTTAGAGTCGCCAAAATCAGAGAATGTTTTGTTAAACTATTATACTACAGCTTCTGGGTGCATACTACGTAACTCGTCCACAAAATGTCGTCAGTCAGATTTTGTCGGCTTCAACAGCGACCTCTGGCGTTGGATGAAGAGGGATGTGGCACCACACCTCACCGACGAGAAACTATACGCCGCTTTCGGCGGAGTTTTGAGGGTAGCAGCGGCCGTGCAAAGCTATGGTCGAGGATTGTCCCGGCGTAACATAATTTCGTATCGAGATGAATCAAAATGGCGTCCGTGGAAAACTGTTCCCGATGATTCCGTAGATGATACCACGTTGTACTTGTGCATGATCATAGTTTTATCCGTCTCCACGATTATATGCCTTCTGCAAGTGATTTACAGCAATATTCTAAACGAGAACGGCATTTGCCGCTACAAGCATCCGCAAAGGAACATGGATGTGGAATATGCGAAAGCTGATTCGAGTATACCGGTTATGCTGCCGAGACATAGAGATCCCGTAACGCCGAGGAATGAATCTGGAAATACAACACGAACTCGGAAAGTTTACGACTTACACGAGAACAGAGAGGAAGATATGGCTATTGAAGAGAGCAGCGAGGACTCAGAATCGTCTACAGAATCGGAAATAATCAAAGAATTAGAGAACAAATCTGCTCAGCCAAAAAATGCGCACTCGCTTAGTCCACCGAGAATAGAGACGTCGATGTCGGAGGTAAGAATTCAGAAGAAACGTCCTATTACGTCACGGAAATCATACTCGACGAATTCTTTCATCGCAGACTCAGCGCAAACTTTCATCGGAGGAAAGTCATCATGCACAGAATCAGAAAGTTCCCTTTCTGAGGAATCTTTCTCCACAAGTTCTAAGATATCGAAGCGAAGTCGCAACAAACGCGATTTAGCTTGGGCGAGGCGCATCGTTTCCAAGCAAAATATACTCAGAACCTCAGATAGCAAATCGTTTACACCGTCATAG